A part of Prolixibacteraceae bacterium genomic DNA contains:
- a CDS encoding phage tail protein — translation MANIIACGSDFLIFVEEGSGEDKTFKAIGGQTSAEISDDNDQRETTTKLDRNGANYEYGRERWSVSVDLERIDEKDPDNSVIKFELLEDWKKEHVKPTIVGAWITKEGEVDKTRRIYRGQAMVKLSSSFPNGENATGSLSLQGIGELEHIKP, via the coding sequence ATGGCAAATATTATTGCATGTGGATCGGACTTCTTAATCTTTGTTGAGGAGGGATCTGGAGAAGATAAAACTTTTAAGGCAATCGGAGGACAAACCAGTGCGGAGATCTCGGACGATAACGATCAGAGAGAGACCACCACCAAGTTAGACCGTAATGGGGCAAACTATGAGTATGGTCGTGAGCGTTGGTCTGTATCGGTGGATTTGGAACGTATTGACGAGAAAGATCCAGATAACAGCGTGATCAAGTTTGAGCTGTTGGAAGATTGGAAAAAAGAACATGTTAAACCAACCATCGTTGGAGCATGGATCACCAAAGAGGGAGAGGTCGATAAAACCCGACGTATCTATCGAGGTCAAGCCATGGTCAAACTATCCAGTTCATTCCCTAATGGGGAGAATGCCACAGGAAGTTTAAGTCTGCAAGGGATTGGGGAACTAGAACATATCAAACCTTAA